A window of the Natronomonas salina genome harbors these coding sequences:
- the hmgB gene encoding hydroxymethylglutaryl-CoA synthase, which translates to MTDQSVGIDAIEIHTGKLKLDLAETFAPKMGDDPGKYTKGLGLYASSFPDTYEDIVTMGANAAHRLMDRKGLEPEDIGRIDVATESAFDHSKPVSTYIAGCLEQVYEGDFHHANKGERKFACVAGTQSIDDAYNWIRAGRHRGRAALVIATDTALYARDDPGEATQGAGAVAMLIDEDPDLVELSNAQGYGSADETDFLKPQQQFPSVDGKRSVKVYLARMREALVDYESVAGDIHPDDFRLGPFHTPFPGMVRKAAVLAYRHITRDTEIEDDLDDQIGRQPRPEAFDDDAAYMDALGDYTDKLKDTDRYQEWYDRTIDPTLSISREVGNWYTGSVHVARVSGLKALAEDGEDATGQKLLVGSYGSGAQAEIHVETVQENWLDEIDALNVDEQLEARYDLDFDEYEDVHDAHNFDEERGVEEFRTPDEEFVFDGWGRMGERKYQYVE; encoded by the coding sequence ATGACCGACCAGAGCGTGGGCATCGACGCCATCGAGATCCACACGGGCAAGCTCAAACTCGACCTCGCCGAGACCTTCGCCCCGAAGATGGGCGACGACCCCGGCAAGTACACAAAGGGCCTGGGGCTGTACGCGAGTTCCTTCCCGGACACCTACGAGGACATCGTGACGATGGGCGCCAACGCCGCCCACCGGCTGATGGACCGGAAGGGACTCGAACCCGAGGACATCGGCCGCATCGACGTGGCCACGGAGTCCGCCTTCGACCACTCCAAGCCCGTCTCGACGTACATCGCGGGCTGTCTGGAGCAGGTCTACGAGGGCGACTTCCACCACGCCAACAAGGGCGAGCGGAAGTTCGCCTGCGTCGCGGGCACCCAGAGCATCGACGACGCGTACAACTGGATCCGCGCGGGGCGGCACCGCGGCCGCGCGGCGCTGGTCATCGCGACCGACACGGCGCTGTACGCCCGCGACGACCCCGGCGAGGCGACGCAGGGCGCGGGCGCCGTCGCGATGCTCATCGACGAGGACCCCGACCTCGTCGAGCTGTCGAACGCCCAGGGGTACGGCTCCGCCGACGAGACGGACTTCCTGAAGCCCCAGCAGCAGTTCCCCAGCGTCGACGGCAAGCGCTCGGTGAAGGTATACCTCGCCCGCATGCGCGAGGCGCTGGTCGACTACGAGTCCGTCGCGGGGGACATCCACCCCGACGACTTCCGGCTCGGGCCGTTCCACACCCCGTTCCCGGGGATGGTCCGGAAGGCCGCCGTGCTCGCCTACCGGCACATCACCCGCGACACGGAGATCGAGGACGACCTCGACGACCAGATCGGCCGGCAGCCGCGTCCGGAGGCCTTCGACGACGATGCCGCGTACATGGACGCCCTCGGCGACTATACGGACAAGCTGAAGGACACCGACCGCTACCAGGAGTGGTACGACCGGACCATCGACCCGACGCTGTCCATCTCCCGGGAGGTCGGCAACTGGTACACCGGCTCGGTCCACGTCGCCCGCGTCTCCGGGCTGAAGGCGCTGGCCGAGGACGGCGAGGACGCGACCGGACAGAAGCTGCTGGTCGGCTCCTACGGGTCCGGCGCGCAGGCGGAGATTCACGTCGAGACCGTCCAGGAGAACTGGCTCGACGAGATCGACGCGCTGAACGTCGACGAGCAGCTCGAGGCCCGCTACGACCTCGACTTCGACGAATACGAGGACGTCCACGACGCCCACAACTTCGACGAGGAGCGCGGCGTCGAGGAGTTCCGGACGCCCGACGAGGAGTTCGTCTTCGACGGCTGGGGCCGGATGGGCGAGCGGAAGTACCAGTACGTCGAGTAA
- a CDS encoding DUF2150 family protein encodes MSTPPGEYYTEERWNNWLDRLREEEIDPENEDSARLLLNLQDDTAIAIAKIVTDYEDGELDEDAALQELAHLRDIVLSEVEFEDEEKLMLVDGVQTSLVCVFYAAEEYIAAGPAEDGTVEEYIRGAADAEAEEDLDAALAHCAQAGTLLFAGEELDMEVAEDIEYGLVAEWVNGLDSLGTALADPEVVEEDG; translated from the coding sequence ATGAGCACGCCCCCCGGCGAGTACTACACCGAGGAACGCTGGAACAACTGGCTCGACAGGCTCCGGGAGGAGGAGATCGACCCCGAGAACGAGGACTCCGCCCGCCTCCTGTTGAACCTCCAGGACGACACCGCCATCGCGATCGCGAAGATCGTCACCGACTACGAGGACGGGGAGCTCGACGAGGACGCCGCCCTCCAGGAGCTCGCCCACCTCCGCGATATCGTCCTCTCGGAGGTCGAGTTCGAGGACGAGGAGAAGCTGATGCTCGTCGACGGCGTCCAGACCTCGCTGGTCTGCGTCTTCTACGCCGCCGAGGAGTACATCGCCGCCGGCCCCGCCGAGGACGGCACCGTCGAGGAGTACATCCGCGGCGCGGCCGACGCCGAGGCCGAGGAGGACCTCGACGCCGCCCTCGCCCACTGCGCGCAGGCCGGAACGCTGCTCTTCGCCGGCGAGGAACTCGACATGGAGGTCGCCGAGGACATCGAGTACGGCCTCGTCGCCGAGTGGGTCAACGGCCTCGACTCGCTGGGGACCGCGCTGGCCGACCCCGAAGTCGTCGAAGAGGACGGCTGA
- a CDS encoding MTH1187 family thiamine-binding protein has product MSVVALLSVAPVIEDSMAPEVAKAVDALEDFDVSYETTPMGTILEADEIEELMAAATAAHRAVDADRVSTFLKIDDKRTRDHDAAEKVEAVERELGREPRGERS; this is encoded by the coding sequence ATGAGCGTCGTCGCGTTACTGAGCGTCGCACCGGTGATCGAGGACAGCATGGCTCCGGAGGTCGCGAAGGCGGTCGACGCCCTGGAGGACTTCGACGTGAGCTACGAGACCACGCCGATGGGGACGATTCTCGAAGCCGACGAAATCGAGGAGCTGATGGCCGCCGCGACCGCCGCCCACAGGGCGGTCGACGCCGACCGCGTGAGCACGTTCCTCAAGATCGACGACAAGCGGACGCGGGACCACGACGCCGCCGAGAAGGTCGAGGCCGTCGAGCGCGAGCTCGGCCGCGAACCCCGCGGAGAGCGGTCGTGA